In one Bosea sp. RAC05 genomic region, the following are encoded:
- a CDS encoding DsrE family protein yields the protein MKPVLKTLSTALLATGLMASPAVAGQKMLMLLSAPAAEAQAFNLVLANQLQASGHGVHVVLCGEAGDVALKAVPDAATKAVTPQGMTVRSLLEGLLKKGGTVQVCAIYLPNRKLQADALMEGVSAARPQDVAAMIADPAIKIMGQ from the coding sequence ATGAAACCTGTTTTGAAGACCCTCTCGACCGCCCTGCTGGCCACTGGACTGATGGCATCCCCCGCCGTCGCCGGCCAGAAGATGCTGATGCTGCTGAGCGCGCCGGCTGCGGAGGCTCAGGCCTTCAATCTGGTACTCGCCAACCAGTTGCAGGCGAGCGGACACGGCGTCCACGTCGTCCTCTGCGGCGAAGCCGGCGACGTGGCCCTGAAGGCCGTTCCGGACGCAGCGACCAAAGCCGTCACGCCGCAGGGCATGACGGTCCGTTCGCTTCTCGAGGGGCTCCTGAAGAAGGGGGGTACGGTCCAGGTCTGCGCGATCTATCTGCCCAACCGCAAACTCCAGGCCGACGCGCTCATGGAGGGCGTCAGCGCGGCTCGTCCCCAGGATGTCGCCGCCATGATCGCGGATCCCGCGATCAAGATCATGGGCCAGTGA
- a CDS encoding sulfite exporter TauE/SafE family protein yields the protein MIATADIASLGSGSLVGFTLGLVGGGGSILAVPLLVYVVGVASPHVAIGTSAVAVALSAFGNLLGHARAGHVRWPCALVFSAAGIAGAALGSALGKRLDGQKLLLVFGVLMLVIAAAMLLRRSESGVGFEPLGRKTAARLLPRLLGMGGLVGGLSGFFGIGGGFLIVPGLMTAANLPMIVAIGSSLVAVTAFGLTTATSYALSGLVDWPVAALFVAGGLVGGIAGTLLARRLSGHRTLLTRLFAGLVAVVGLYVIGRGLGALA from the coding sequence ATGATCGCCACAGCTGACATCGCCTCGCTCGGCTCCGGTTCGCTCGTCGGCTTCACCCTCGGTCTCGTCGGCGGCGGCGGCTCGATTCTCGCCGTGCCGCTGCTGGTCTATGTCGTCGGCGTCGCCTCCCCGCATGTCGCGATCGGCACGAGCGCGGTCGCGGTCGCGCTCAGCGCCTTCGGCAATCTGCTCGGCCATGCCCGCGCCGGCCATGTCCGCTGGCCCTGTGCGCTGGTGTTCTCCGCCGCGGGCATCGCCGGCGCCGCACTGGGCTCGGCACTCGGCAAGCGGCTCGACGGGCAGAAGCTGCTGCTGGTCTTCGGCGTTCTGATGCTCGTCATCGCCGCAGCCATGCTGCTGCGCCGCAGCGAGAGCGGCGTCGGCTTCGAGCCGCTCGGGCGCAAGACCGCGGCGAGGCTCCTGCCGCGGCTTCTCGGCATGGGCGGCCTGGTCGGCGGCCTCTCCGGCTTCTTCGGGATCGGCGGCGGCTTTCTGATTGTCCCGGGGCTGATGACCGCCGCGAACCTGCCGATGATCGTCGCGATCGGCTCCTCGCTCGTGGCGGTGACCGCCTTCGGCCTGACGACCGCCACGTCCTATGCGCTGTCGGGGCTGGTCGACTGGCCTGTCGCCGCCCTCTTCGTCGCCGGCGGACTCGTCGGCGGCATCGCCGGCACGCTGCTGGCGCGCCGGCTGTCCGGCCACAGGACGCTGCTGACGCGGCTCTTCGCCGGCCTCGTCGCCGTCGTCGGGCTCTATGTGATCGGGCGCGGCCTCGGCGCCCTCGCCTGA
- a CDS encoding cyclase family protein, protein MEIIDLSMPIEPHFRWPVDLAIKGDIAAGDPFRVSRISMTCHGFSHVDAQAHVIAHSPTIEATALSRVVGPCRVLDLRDVAPNQAIDADRLAAADPGGPEGEILLLSSGWDTKRDYRTREFWLDAPYLTREAALWLRDRKPTALAFDFPQDYPIRLLLDDKHVPFEQHVTHDICLRAGITLIEYVVNTRALTRPRTFLCAAPLKLPNADGSPARIFAIEGMV, encoded by the coding sequence ATGGAGATCATCGACCTCTCCATGCCGATCGAGCCGCATTTCCGCTGGCCGGTCGACCTGGCGATCAAGGGCGACATCGCGGCGGGGGACCCGTTCCGGGTCTCCCGCATCAGCATGACCTGCCACGGCTTCTCGCATGTCGATGCGCAGGCGCATGTCATCGCCCACAGCCCGACGATCGAGGCGACCGCGCTCTCCCGCGTCGTCGGCCCCTGCCGGGTGCTCGACCTGCGCGACGTCGCGCCCAACCAGGCGATCGACGCCGACAGGCTGGCGGCGGCCGACCCCGGCGGGCCCGAGGGCGAGATCCTGCTGCTCTCCAGCGGCTGGGACACGAAGCGCGACTACCGCACGCGCGAATTCTGGCTCGACGCACCGTACCTCACGCGCGAGGCGGCGCTCTGGCTGAGGGACCGCAAGCCCACCGCGCTCGCCTTCGACTTCCCGCAGGATTATCCGATCCGCCTGCTGCTCGACGACAAGCACGTGCCGTTCGAGCAACATGTCACGCATGACATCTGCCTGCGGGCCGGCATCACGCTGATCGAATATGTCGTCAACACCCGCGCGCTGACCAGGCCGCGGACCTTCCTCTGCGCGGCGCCGCTGAAGCTGCCGAATGCCGACGGCTCGCCCGCCCGAATCTTCGCCATCGAGGGGATGGTCTGA
- a CDS encoding TRAP transporter substrate-binding protein: MTITRRHALITAGSGLALFAIGRPALAQAAKLRFAHPHPESDSWHKAALQFAEKVKAKSGGQLEVQIFPNGALGSDPQTISAVRGGSLDICLTGNPFFTGLAPKLNVLDLPFLFQSRKHAAAVMDGPIGDGLRKELEGSNLKALATWEIGWRNLTNSRRAVATAADIKGLKIRTTPNPAHIRAFQLLGAVPTPMAFTELFSALETGAVDGQENPVTLILNAKFAEVQKHLSLTRHAFTTGPVVMNKTKFDAMAPDLQKVLTETAIELAGVQRQMNEDTEGSSLAALKKAGMQAVENPDRESFSKIVTAEVEKEFVTKFGGETLEAIKKAAV, translated from the coding sequence ATGACCATCACCAGGCGCCACGCTCTGATCACCGCCGGCTCCGGCCTCGCCCTCTTCGCGATCGGCCGCCCGGCGCTCGCCCAGGCGGCGAAGCTGCGCTTCGCGCATCCCCATCCGGAATCGGACAGCTGGCACAAGGCCGCGCTGCAGTTCGCCGAGAAGGTCAAGGCCAAGAGCGGTGGCCAGCTCGAGGTCCAGATCTTCCCGAACGGCGCGCTCGGCTCCGATCCGCAGACGATCAGCGCCGTGCGGGGCGGCTCGCTCGACATCTGCCTGACCGGCAACCCGTTCTTCACCGGCCTTGCGCCGAAGCTCAACGTGCTCGACCTGCCCTTCCTGTTCCAGAGCCGCAAGCATGCGGCCGCGGTGATGGACGGCCCGATCGGCGACGGCCTGCGCAAGGAGCTCGAGGGCTCGAACCTCAAGGCGCTGGCGACCTGGGAGATCGGCTGGCGCAACCTGACCAACAGCCGCCGCGCGGTGGCGACGGCGGCCGACATCAAGGGGCTGAAGATCCGCACCACGCCGAACCCGGCCCATATCCGCGCCTTCCAGCTGCTGGGCGCCGTGCCGACACCGATGGCCTTCACCGAGCTGTTCTCGGCGCTCGAGACCGGCGCGGTCGACGGGCAGGAGAACCCGGTGACGCTGATCCTCAACGCCAAGTTCGCCGAGGTGCAGAAGCATCTCTCGCTGACGCGCCACGCCTTCACCACCGGCCCGGTGGTGATGAACAAGACCAAGTTCGACGCGATGGCGCCCGATCTCCAGAAGGTCCTCACCGAGACCGCGATCGAACTCGCCGGCGTGCAGCGCCAGATGAACGAGGACACGGAGGGCTCCAGCCTCGCCGCGCTGAAGAAGGCCGGCATGCAGGCGGTCGAGAACCCCGACCGCGAGTCCTTCTCGAAGATCGTCACGGCGGAAGTCGAGAAGGAGTTCGTCACCAAATTCGGCGGCGAGACGCTCGAGGCGATCAAGAAAGCGGCGGTGTGA
- a CDS encoding TRAP transporter large permease subunit: MTVLVFLVSLLGAMALGMPIAISLMVCGVALMLHLGMFDAQILAQNLIGGADSFPLMAVPFFMLAGELMNAGGLSKRIIAFAMALVGHVRGGLGYVAVVAAIVMASISGSAVADTAALAALLIPMMRQAGYRLDRSCGLIAAGGIIAPVIPPSIGFVVFGVAAGVSITRLFLAGIVPGLLMGLALVITWYFLAKDEPVSTLPRPSVRSITKAALDGLWALLLPFVIIGGMKLGVFTPTEAAVVAAVYAFFIGMFVYGELKIAHLRPALLAALKMSASVMFLVAAALVSAWLITIANIPAEVGALLGPLIEHKTLLMAAMMLLVIVVGTALDFIPTVLILTPVLMPIVKQAGIDPVYFGVLFIMNNAIGLLTPPVGTVLNVVCAVGRVPVDKVVRGVMPFLLAQLAVLALLVLVPEIVTVPAKWFYGR, encoded by the coding sequence ATGACCGTCCTCGTCTTCCTCGTCTCGCTGCTCGGCGCGATGGCGCTGGGGATGCCGATCGCGATCTCGCTCATGGTCTGCGGCGTCGCGCTGATGCTGCATCTGGGCATGTTCGACGCGCAGATCCTGGCGCAGAACCTGATCGGCGGCGCCGACAGCTTCCCGCTGATGGCGGTGCCCTTCTTCATGCTGGCCGGCGAGCTGATGAATGCCGGCGGTCTCTCCAAGCGCATCATCGCCTTCGCGATGGCGCTGGTCGGCCATGTCCGTGGCGGGCTCGGCTATGTCGCCGTGGTCGCTGCGATCGTGATGGCCAGCATCTCCGGCTCGGCGGTCGCCGACACCGCGGCGCTGGCCGCCCTGCTGATCCCGATGATGCGGCAGGCCGGCTACCGGCTCGATCGCAGCTGCGGGCTGATCGCGGCCGGGGGAATCATCGCGCCTGTCATCCCGCCCTCGATCGGCTTCGTGGTGTTCGGTGTCGCGGCCGGCGTCTCGATCACCCGGCTGTTCCTGGCCGGCATCGTGCCCGGCCTGCTGATGGGGCTGGCCCTCGTCATCACCTGGTATTTCCTCGCCAAGGACGAGCCGGTCTCGACCCTGCCGCGGCCGAGCGTGCGCAGCATCACCAAGGCGGCGCTCGACGGGCTGTGGGCGCTGCTTCTGCCCTTCGTCATCATCGGGGGCATGAAGCTCGGCGTGTTCACGCCGACGGAGGCCGCGGTGGTGGCGGCGGTCTACGCCTTCTTCATCGGGATGTTCGTCTATGGCGAGCTGAAGATCGCGCATCTGCGGCCGGCGCTGCTGGCGGCGCTGAAGATGTCGGCCTCGGTGATGTTCCTGGTCGCGGCGGCGCTGGTCTCGGCCTGGCTGATCACGATCGCCAACATTCCCGCCGAGGTCGGTGCGCTGCTGGGCCCGCTGATCGAGCACAAGACGCTGCTGATGGCAGCGATGATGCTGCTCGTGATCGTCGTCGGCACGGCGCTCGACTTCATCCCGACCGTGCTGATCCTGACGCCGGTGCTGATGCCGATCGTCAAGCAGGCGGGAATCGACCCGGTCTATTTCGGCGTCCTCTTCATCATGAACAACGCGATCGGCCTGCTGACGCCGCCCGTCGGCACCGTGCTCAACGTGGTCTGCGCGGTCGGCCGCGTGCCCGTCGACAAGGTGGTGCGCGGCGTCATGCCGTTCCTGCTGGCGCAGCTCGCGGTGCTCGCCCTGCTGGTTCTGGTCCCGGAGATCGTGACCGTGCCGGCGAAATGGTTCTACGGGCGCTGA
- a CDS encoding TRAP transporter small permease — MNLPKTLLRLLENALILAFVAMIVMVFGNVVLRYGFNSGITMSDEASRMIFVWLTFGGAFLVALEGGHLGMTTVVQMLGLRGRRIARLVAESLSLFCMGLLVWGCWQQSSLNMANLSPVMGVPTAIFYIAGLACGLGIGAINLATLVRIATGRMPPDQLIIGAESEELAAFEAQQRERPRS, encoded by the coding sequence ATGAACCTGCCGAAAACGCTGCTGCGCCTGCTCGAAAATGCGCTCATCCTCGCCTTCGTCGCGATGATCGTGATGGTCTTCGGCAATGTCGTGCTGCGCTACGGCTTCAACTCCGGCATCACGATGTCGGACGAAGCCTCGCGCATGATCTTCGTCTGGCTGACCTTCGGCGGCGCCTTCCTGGTCGCGCTCGAGGGCGGGCATCTCGGCATGACGACGGTGGTGCAGATGCTCGGCCTGCGCGGCCGGCGGATCGCGCGGCTCGTGGCCGAGAGCCTGTCGCTGTTCTGCATGGGCCTGCTGGTCTGGGGCTGCTGGCAGCAGAGCAGCCTCAACATGGCCAATCTCTCGCCGGTGATGGGCGTGCCGACCGCGATCTTCTATATCGCCGGGCTCGCCTGCGGGCTCGGGATCGGGGCGATCAACCTCGCGACCCTGGTCAGGATCGCAACCGGGCGCATGCCGCCCGACCAGCTCATCATCGGGGCGGAGTCGGAGGAACTCGCCGCCTTCGAGGCGCAGCAGCGGGAGCGCCCGCGCTCATGA
- a CDS encoding M48 family metallopeptidase, protein MQVLTLGDLTVEVVHKDIKNLHLSVHPPTGRVRIAAPLSLEIDAIRAFAVSRMGWIRKNQRKLFTQPREAVRDFVDRESHFVWGERVLLKLVHRAAPPSVDLVHRTLVLTTRANATRDERHDIVEKWYRDELRRVAQPTVARWEERLGVKVKGIFIQRMKTKWGSCHPESGNIRLNTDLAKKPPECLDYLVLHELTHLLERTHSEAFFSVLDHNLPHWREVRNLLNSLPIGAE, encoded by the coding sequence GTGCAGGTCCTTACCCTCGGCGACCTCACGGTGGAGGTCGTTCACAAAGATATCAAAAACCTCCATCTGAGCGTTCACCCGCCTACCGGCCGTGTTCGGATCGCCGCACCTCTTTCGCTGGAGATTGACGCGATTCGTGCGTTCGCTGTCTCGCGCATGGGGTGGATCAGAAAGAACCAGCGGAAGCTCTTCACGCAGCCAAGAGAGGCTGTCCGCGACTTCGTCGATCGAGAGAGTCATTTCGTTTGGGGCGAGCGCGTTCTGCTCAAGCTCGTCCACCGCGCTGCCCCTCCATCTGTTGATCTAGTTCACCGCACACTGGTGCTGACGACGCGTGCAAATGCCACCCGCGATGAGCGCCACGACATTGTGGAAAAATGGTACCGGGACGAACTGCGACGAGTTGCCCAACCAACGGTGGCCCGGTGGGAGGAACGGCTCGGCGTGAAAGTGAAGGGTATTTTCATCCAGCGGATGAAAACGAAGTGGGGAAGTTGTCACCCTGAGAGCGGCAACATCCGCCTGAATACCGACCTAGCCAAGAAGCCGCCAGAATGCCTAGACTACCTGGTGCTGCACGAGCTAACGCATCTCCTGGAGAGAACTCATTCGGAAGCGTTCTTCTCGGTGCTCGATCACAACCTGCCACATTGGCGCGAAGTTCGGAACCTTCTCAACAGCTTGCCGATAGGCGCCGAGTGA
- a CDS encoding type I restriction endonuclease subunit R, translated as MIGEPERSTQNRVVVLFRDRLKWRYLGDWSERANTNIEADLFTANLKARGYTDAQVAAALERLRREATNHSRSLYQNNKAVHELLRYGHDAKTEAGGLTDKINLIDWAIPERNDFAIAEEVTLLGGNTRRPDIVLYVNGIAIGVLELKNSRVTIGHGIRQSISNQSTEFNAWFYPTVQFILAGNDSEGLRYGAIGTPEKLFLTWKEDEDDDTENKLDKYLLKMCDKRRCLELMHDFVLFDGGVKKLPRVHQYFGIKAAQERIAKREGGIIWHTQGSGKSIVMVLLARWILKTNPRARVIVVTDRDELDDQIEGNFAAAGEPMRRTTSGADLMGLLSGAPTPRLICSLVQKFGRKDVENFDRFIRELEANPMRPVGELFVFVDECHRTQSGKLNRIMKAMLPGAVFIGFTGTPLLKEDKQSSLEVFGSYIHTYKYSEAVADNVVLDLVYEARDVDQELGSQEKIDQWFDAKTKGLNDWQKDELRKQWGTMQRVLSSRSRMERIVADIVFDFSVKPRLSSERGTAMLVARSIYEASKYYDLFQKTVFKGHCAVITSYNPQAADVTLEDTGAASETDKQFIYNLYQAILKDVPTQPGMTKTEVYEERAKQLFKKEPATMKLLIVVDKLLTGFDAPSCTYLFIDKSMQDHGLFQAICRTNRLDGEDKQFGYIIDYMDLFKKVEGAIKVYSSELDHSVGGVDPEVILQDRLTKGRTRLKEALEAIFLICEPVPPPRGDDAFRRYFCGNTEVATDLADREPLRASFYKACAALVRAFANIADDLDMAGFSAAEVDEIKRLITDYVKLRDMVRNAAGETLDLKAYEADMRHLIDTYIEAKEPRKISPFDDMPLLDIIATLGIGGAIGTLPGGLRGSRDAVAETIENNVRAKIIKERLTDPVFYDKMSKLLDEIIAARKAKAIEYELYLKEIAKLIGTVNAGQEGDRPSNIKTEGQRALYNNLGKDADLAMRIDEKIKQVRPADWRGVQAREQEIKAAIYGIVRDEKQTEAIFAIIFHQREY; from the coding sequence ATGATCGGCGAACCGGAACGTTCAACACAAAACCGCGTGGTGGTGCTGTTCCGCGACCGCCTGAAGTGGCGCTATCTCGGCGATTGGTCAGAGCGGGCGAACACCAACATCGAGGCCGATCTCTTCACCGCCAACCTCAAGGCTCGGGGCTATACCGACGCACAGGTTGCCGCAGCGCTTGAGCGCCTGCGCCGCGAAGCGACGAACCACAGCCGCAGCCTCTATCAGAACAACAAGGCCGTGCATGAGCTGCTGCGCTATGGGCACGACGCCAAGACCGAGGCGGGCGGGCTGACCGATAAGATCAACCTGATTGACTGGGCGATACCGGAGCGGAACGACTTCGCCATTGCCGAAGAGGTGACGCTCTTGGGCGGCAACACGCGCCGCCCTGACATCGTGCTGTATGTGAACGGTATCGCCATCGGCGTGCTGGAGCTGAAGAACAGCCGCGTTACTATCGGCCACGGCATCCGGCAATCAATTTCAAACCAGTCGACCGAGTTCAACGCGTGGTTCTATCCGACCGTGCAATTCATCTTAGCGGGAAACGACAGCGAGGGCCTGCGCTATGGCGCTATCGGCACTCCCGAGAAACTGTTTTTGACGTGGAAGGAAGACGAGGACGACGATACCGAGAACAAGCTCGATAAGTACCTCCTGAAGATGTGCGATAAGCGCCGCTGCCTCGAACTCATGCACGATTTCGTGCTGTTCGATGGCGGGGTGAAAAAGCTGCCCCGTGTCCACCAGTATTTTGGCATCAAGGCCGCGCAAGAGCGCATCGCCAAGCGCGAGGGCGGGATCATCTGGCATACGCAAGGGTCGGGCAAGAGCATCGTCATGGTGCTCCTCGCCCGATGGATTCTCAAAACAAACCCGCGTGCCCGTGTGATCGTCGTCACCGACCGCGACGAACTCGACGATCAGATTGAGGGTAACTTCGCGGCAGCAGGCGAGCCCATGCGCCGAACGACCAGCGGCGCGGACCTGATGGGCCTACTCTCCGGCGCACCGACGCCGCGCCTGATCTGCTCGCTCGTCCAGAAGTTCGGGCGCAAGGATGTCGAGAACTTCGACCGCTTCATCCGCGAGCTGGAGGCGAACCCGATGCGCCCCGTGGGCGAGCTATTTGTTTTCGTCGATGAATGCCATCGGACGCAAAGCGGCAAGCTCAACCGCATCATGAAGGCGATGTTGCCCGGCGCGGTCTTCATCGGCTTTACCGGCACGCCACTCCTAAAGGAGGACAAGCAATCCAGTCTTGAGGTGTTTGGCAGTTATATCCACACCTACAAATACAGCGAGGCCGTGGCCGACAATGTCGTGCTCGATCTTGTGTATGAGGCTCGTGACGTCGATCAGGAACTCGGATCGCAGGAGAAGATCGACCAGTGGTTCGACGCCAAGACCAAGGGGCTGAACGACTGGCAGAAGGACGAGCTGCGCAAGCAGTGGGGCACCATGCAGCGCGTGCTGTCGTCCCGCTCACGGATGGAGCGCATCGTCGCCGACATCGTCTTCGATTTCAGCGTGAAGCCGCGTCTCAGCAGCGAGCGAGGAACAGCGATGCTGGTCGCCCGCAGCATCTATGAGGCCAGCAAATACTACGATCTGTTCCAGAAAACCGTCTTCAAGGGCCACTGCGCGGTCATCACGTCCTACAATCCGCAGGCTGCCGATGTGACTCTGGAGGATACGGGCGCAGCCAGCGAGACCGACAAGCAGTTCATCTACAACCTCTATCAGGCGATCCTGAAGGACGTGCCGACACAGCCTGGCATGACGAAAACAGAGGTCTACGAGGAACGGGCAAAGCAGCTCTTCAAGAAAGAGCCCGCGACCATGAAACTGCTGATCGTGGTCGACAAACTTCTCACCGGCTTCGACGCGCCGAGTTGCACCTACCTCTTCATCGACAAGTCGATGCAGGACCATGGGCTGTTCCAGGCGATCTGCCGGACAAACCGGCTCGACGGCGAGGACAAGCAGTTCGGCTACATCATCGATTACATGGACCTGTTCAAGAAGGTCGAGGGCGCCATCAAGGTCTACTCGTCCGAGCTGGACCATAGCGTAGGTGGCGTCGATCCAGAGGTCATCCTACAGGATCGCCTCACCAAGGGCCGCACACGGCTCAAGGAGGCGCTGGAGGCGATCTTCCTCATCTGTGAGCCTGTGCCGCCACCGCGCGGCGACGACGCCTTCAGGCGCTATTTCTGCGGCAACACAGAGGTCGCCACTGATCTGGCCGACCGGGAGCCCTTGCGGGCCAGCTTTTACAAGGCATGCGCAGCTCTTGTCCGGGCCTTCGCCAACATCGCTGATGATCTGGACATGGCTGGCTTCTCCGCCGCTGAGGTCGACGAGATCAAGCGGTTGATCACCGACTACGTGAAGCTGCGCGATATGGTGCGCAACGCAGCGGGTGAGACGCTCGACTTGAAGGCCTACGAGGCCGATATGCGCCACCTGATCGACACCTACATCGAGGCGAAAGAGCCACGGAAAATCTCGCCATTCGACGATATGCCGCTGCTCGACATCATCGCGACGCTCGGGATCGGCGGTGCCATTGGTACGCTACCCGGTGGACTCAGGGGCAGCCGGGACGCCGTCGCCGAGACCATCGAGAACAACGTCCGGGCGAAGATCATCAAGGAGCGCCTTACGGACCCGGTTTTCTACGACAAGATGTCCAAGCTGCTCGACGAAATCATCGCCGCGCGGAAAGCCAAGGCCATCGAGTATGAGCTGTACCTGAAGGAGATCGCCAAACTCATCGGCACTGTGAACGCCGGGCAGGAGGGCGACCGACCGTCCAACATCAAGACGGAAGGCCAGCGGGCGCTCTACAACAACCTAGGCAAGGATGCCGACCTTGCGATGCGGATCGACGAGAAGATCAAGCAGGTCCGGCCAGCGGACTGGAGGGGTGTGCAGGCGCGGGAACAGGAAATCAAGGCTGCGATCTACGGCATCGTGCGCGACGAGAAACAGACCGAGGCGATCTTCGCGATCATATTCCATCAACGGGAGTATTGA
- a CDS encoding DUF429 domain-containing protein, whose amino-acid sequence MTGGGGVKIAIGWDVGGWNCDRNGKSRDALVVLNANGLLMGKPWRGNLRALLNEAISAGDFVRGMLDRCKVPPHPVHDEVVIAIDAPLAFPNALLSLLAGHTYQRQIGNSAANPYLYRFTERRLAEPSSTPLSVVKDMIGSQSTKAIHALRRFTPIQQATGVWHDGGALRIIETYPAACRRRFMDGGNSSVDGVAGHDDIVDAGLCAWVASTFMHSPAELEGPTDDAPPDEGWIWLPHDTRAGAA is encoded by the coding sequence ATGACCGGCGGCGGGGGCGTGAAGATAGCCATAGGCTGGGATGTCGGCGGCTGGAACTGCGACAGGAACGGCAAGAGCCGCGATGCGCTCGTTGTTCTGAATGCAAATGGCCTCCTCATGGGCAAACCATGGCGCGGCAATCTGCGTGCCCTGCTGAACGAAGCCATCAGTGCAGGCGACTTCGTGCGCGGCATGCTGGACCGCTGCAAGGTGCCCCCGCATCCGGTACATGACGAGGTGGTCATCGCGATTGACGCGCCGCTCGCCTTCCCAAATGCCTTGCTGTCCCTGCTGGCAGGGCACACCTATCAGCGCCAGATCGGCAACAGCGCAGCCAACCCATACCTCTACCGGTTCACCGAACGGCGACTGGCTGAGCCGTCGTCGACGCCCCTCTCGGTCGTCAAGGACATGATCGGCAGCCAGAGCACCAAGGCCATTCATGCGCTGCGCCGGTTCACGCCGATCCAGCAGGCGACTGGCGTCTGGCACGACGGGGGCGCATTGCGCATTATCGAGACCTATCCGGCGGCCTGTCGTCGGCGCTTCATGGACGGGGGCAATTCATCGGTCGATGGCGTCGCCGGGCATGATGACATCGTCGACGCGGGTCTATGCGCCTGGGTGGCATCAACCTTCATGCATTCGCCAGCTGAGCTGGAGGGACCGACAGACGACGCACCGCCTGATGAGGGCTGGATTTGGCTGCCGCACGACACGCGGGCGGGGGCGGCATGA
- a CDS encoding endonuclease NucS domain-containing protein, with product MKGYYRVILGKKHVHAAAGLAGGFIGVNDDGTGDISRHIPDELRAFNHHYAPLMRQHNPGWSKIATGLACGVLWRIARGMQPGDIVLCPDGSGNYRVGEITGGYHFIAAGPLPHRRKVNWLDMLVPRAAMSEALQNSTGSIGTISTISDHRAEIERFLAVAPVPLTIIGSDATIEDPAAFAMEAHLEAFLVGNWDQTELAKSFAIYEENGERVGQQYETDAGPIDILAISKDRKRLLVVELKRGRANDVVVGQVLRYMGYVKSEIAEADQTVEGAIIALHDDQKLRWALAAVPNVSFYRYEIKFKLVKA from the coding sequence ATGAAGGGGTATTACCGCGTCATCCTCGGCAAGAAACATGTGCACGCCGCCGCCGGTTTAGCGGGCGGCTTCATCGGCGTGAACGATGACGGTACGGGCGACATCTCCCGCCACATCCCCGACGAGCTTCGCGCCTTCAACCACCATTATGCGCCGCTGATGCGCCAGCATAACCCCGGCTGGTCGAAGATCGCGACGGGCCTCGCCTGCGGCGTGCTCTGGCGCATCGCCAGGGGCATGCAGCCGGGTGACATCGTGCTTTGTCCCGATGGCTCCGGCAACTACCGCGTCGGCGAGATCACCGGCGGCTATCACTTCATCGCCGCCGGGCCGCTGCCGCACCGGCGCAAGGTGAACTGGCTCGACATGCTCGTGCCGCGCGCCGCCATGAGCGAGGCTTTGCAGAACTCCACCGGCTCGATCGGCACGATCAGCACCATCAGCGACCACCGCGCCGAGATCGAGCGCTTCCTAGCCGTCGCGCCCGTGCCGCTCACCATTATCGGCTCTGACGCCACCATCGAGGACCCGGCAGCATTCGCCATGGAGGCGCATCTCGAAGCTTTCCTCGTCGGCAACTGGGACCAGACCGAACTCGCCAAGTCCTTCGCCATCTACGAGGAGAACGGCGAGCGCGTCGGCCAGCAATACGAGACCGACGCCGGTCCCATCGACATCCTCGCCATCTCGAAGGACCGCAAGCGGCTGCTGGTGGTGGAGCTGAAGCGAGGCCGCGCCAACGATGTCGTAGTCGGCCAGGTGCTCCGCTACATGGGCTATGTGAAGAGCGAGATCGCCGAGGCAGATCAGACGGTCGAGGGCGCGATCATCGCGCTCCATGACGACCAGAAACTGCGCTGGGCCTTGGCGGCGGTGCCGAACGTCTCGTTCTACCGCTACGAAATCAAGTTCAAGCTGGTGAAGGCATGA